In Primulina huaijiensis isolate GDHJ02 unplaced genomic scaffold, ASM1229523v2 scaffold40277, whole genome shotgun sequence, one genomic interval encodes:
- the LOC140969207 gene encoding putative germin-like protein 9-2: MSFSKKMIFLVLVALTISQTAKAGDPDILTDFILPPNLTQVDGNFFTFTGLRSLVSDPIPPSFKVLKANMEQLPALNGQSVSGAALVYPGQSVNPVHTHPRSAELLFVIMGSLEVGFVDSKNKLYTQTLQTGDMFVFPKGLVHYQYNADSKNPAIAISAFGSANPGTVSLPNTLFNSTIDDSVLALSFKTDVATISKIKAGLQG; the protein is encoded by the coding sequence ATGTCTTTCAgcaagaaaatgatcttcctaGTACTAGTTGCACTTACAATATCCCAAACGGCAAAGGCAGGAGATCCTGATATCCTCACCGACTTTATCCTACCACCAAACTTGACCCAAGTCGATGGAAACTTCTTCACATTCACGGGTCTCCGATCACTTGTTTCCGACCCAATCCCTCCATCCTTCAAAGTTTTAAAAGCAAACATGGAACAACTCCCTGCCCTAAACGGGCAGAGTGTATCCGGTGCTGCCTTAGTATACCCGGGCCAATCCGTCAACCCAGTTCACACGCACCCCCGATCCGCCGAGCTCTTGTTCGTGATTATGGGTTCATTGGAGGTCGGATTTGTGGATTCAAAAAATAAGCTCTACACTCAAACTTTGCAAACAGGTGACATGTTTGTGTTTCCAAAAGGACTGGTTCATTACCAGTATAATGCTGATTCCAAGAATCCGGCCATCGCTATTTCTGCATTCGGAAGCGCTAATCCAGGCACTGTTTCTTTGCCAAACACCCTGTTTAATTCCACCATTGATGACAGTGTTTTGGCTCTGTCTTTCAAGACTGATGTCGCCACCATTTCAAAGATTAAGGCAGGGTTACAGGGATGA
- the LOC140969249 gene encoding putative germin-like protein 9-2, which yields MSFSKKMIFLVLVALTISQTAKAGDPDILTDFILPPNLTQVDGNFFTFTGLRSLVSDPIPPSFKVLKANMEQLPALNGQSVSGAALVYPGQSVNPVHTHPRSAELLFVIMGSLEVGFVDSKNKLYTQTLQTGDMFVFPKGLVHYQYNADSKNPAIAISAFGSANPGTVSLPNTLFNSTIDDSVLALSFKTDVATISKIKAGLQG from the coding sequence ATGTCTTTCAgcaagaaaatgatcttcctaGTACTAGTTGCACTTACAATATCCCAAACGGCAAAGGCAGGAGATCCTGATATCCTCACCGACTTTATCCTACCACCAAACTTGACCCAAGTCGATGGAAACTTCTTCACATTCACGGGTCTCCGATCACTTGTTTCCGACCCAATCCCTCCATCCTTCAAAGTTTTAAAAGCAAACATGGAACAACTCCCTGCCCTAAACGGGCAGAGTGTATCCGGTGCTGCCTTAGTATACCCGGGCCAATCCGTCAACCCAGTTCACACGCACCCCCGATCCGCCGAGCTCTTGTTCGTGATTATGGGTTCATTGGAGGTCGGATTTGTGGATTCAAAAAATAAGCTCTACACTCAAACTTTGCAAACAGGTGACATGTTTGTGTTTCCTAAAGGACTGGTTCATTACCAGTATAATGCTGATTCCAAGAATCCAGCCATCGCTATTTCTGCATTCGGGAGCGCTAATCCGGGCACTGTTTCTTTGCCAAACACCCTGTTTAATTCCACCATTGATGACAGTGTTTTGGCTCTGTCTTTCAAGACTGATGTCGCCACCATTTCGAAGATTAAGGCAGGGTTACAGGGATGA
- the LOC140969243 gene encoding PLASMODESMATA CALLOSE-BINDING PROTEIN 1-like, whose protein sequence is MASLNVFLSLLLLLLCFNVCKGKDWCLVSPTVGESDMKSYLDEACARLDCSAIRPGGDCYEPNLIKSHLNYALSSYYGKTGECPAIAVKTLTDPSCGKCIYP, encoded by the exons ATGGCGAGCCTGAATGTTTTCTTATCCCTCCTTCTACTGCTTCTCTGCTTTAATGTTTGCAAg GGCAAGGACTGGTGTTTGGTGAGTCCCACCGTGGGGGAATCAGACATGAAAAGTTACTTGGACGAAGCTTGCGCGAGGCTAGACTGCAGCGCGATAAGGCCCGGAGGAGATTGCTACGAACCCAACCTTATAAAGAGCCATTTGAACTATGCTCTTAGCAGTTATTACGGGAAAACCGGCGAGTGTCCAGCCATTGCTGTCAAAACCTTGACTGATCCAT CTTGTGGCAAGTGCATATACCCTTGA
- the LOC140969250 gene encoding glucan endo-1,3-beta-glucosidase 7-like produces MATLKAFSCSFLLLLSVSACMGRLDWCIVLYYAPPTFMQHFLDEACSRLDCSAVKPGGDCFLPDGLINHVSYVLNLNYRATKKCPTYIATISLDDPSYDKCKYT; encoded by the exons ATGGCGACGCTAAAAGCTTTTTCCTGCTCGTTTTTGTTGCTTCTGAGCGTTAGTGCATGCATG GGGCGCCTGGACTGGTGTATCGTGTTGTATTATGCCCCGCCAACCTTCATGCAACATTTCCTCGACGAAGCCTGCTCAAGGCTGGATTGCAGCGCGGTCAAGCCTGGTGGAGATTGCTTCCTTCCCGACGGCTTAATCAATCATGTCTCCTATGTTCTTAACCTCAATTATAGGGCAACCAAAAAGTGCCCGACTTACATTGCCACCATATCCCTCGACGATCCAT CTTATGATAAGTGCAAGTACACATGA
- the LOC140969258 gene encoding uncharacterized protein, whose product MEQLGGAVTRSLSHRRSPPSADRFLGTFQPQSSAATPPLELSEHDIFSFSSGSVSPSNLDANPRLSPTANAQNHGQKNHGILAALNDSSKARSGSSSRPVFNHKAATSVSLSSSSSTSPSTSFSSRIMIPKRPPPMPSQVDRMRLYHQSAPVNVPVIPEALRKKVMEFEGVLPEEEEEEEEVEGNGVILPPHEVVAVRHSPILACSVMEGVGRTLKGRDLRQVRNAVWRKTGFSD is encoded by the coding sequence ATGGAACAACTCGGTGGCGCCGTCACCCGTTCCCTCAGCCACCGCCGTAGCCCTCCCTCCGCCGATAGGTTCTTGGGAACCTTTCAGCCTCAATCATCCGCTGCCACGCCTCCGCTAGAACTCTCCGAGCACGATATTTTCAGCTTCTCTTCCGGTAGTGTTTCCCCATCGAACCTCGACGCCAACCCGAGACTCAGCCCCACCGCGAACGCGCAGAATCACGGCCAGAAGAATCATGGTATCTTAGCTGCCTTGAATGATAGCTCGAAAGCTCGATCAGGATCCAGTTCCAGGCCCGTGTTCAACCACAAGGCGGCCACTTCGGTGTCGCTCTCCTCGTCCTCTTCCACTTCCCCCTCCACGTCGTTCTCGTCTCGGATAATGATACCAAAGCGGCCTCCTCCTATGCCTTCTCAGGTGGACAGGATGCGTTTGTACCACCAATCGGCACCGGTTAATGTGCCGGTGATTCCTGAAGCTTTGCGAAAGAAGGTGATGGAATTTGAAGGTGTCTTACCggaagaggaggaggaggaggaggaagtGGAGGGGAACGGGGTGATATTGCCACCGCATGAGGTGGTGGCGGTGCGGCATTCGCCTATTTTGGCATGCTCGGTGATGGAGGGGGTTGGTAGGACATTGAAAGGGAGGGATCTCAGGCAGGTGCGCAATGCCGTTTGGCGAAAGACAGGTTTCAGCGATTGA